Proteins co-encoded in one Prunus persica cultivar Lovell chromosome G6, Prunus_persica_NCBIv2, whole genome shotgun sequence genomic window:
- the LOC18774446 gene encoding disease resistance protein RPM1 isoform X1, whose amino-acid sequence MASVSADLFIGKFVAILESEAASIACVRDQVDEIKQELVFMKSFLEDADGGEQAHTQVEKAWVASVRDLANDVENTIDEFMYHVYEQRNGGRFARWIHKTIHFPKHLWYKRQIANKLQKFLVAIRAIPERNQRYRGAAAVEGKSTSEDIRRWVQNQAESSLYQKEDELVGIEGDKNTLLGWLMDEAKQQTVVSVVGMGGSGKTTLVARTFKDDIVKRHFECYAWITVSQSYVIEDLLRRLIKEFHKAKKEEVPADMNAMSYNELLEILVNYLETKRYLIVLDDVWDVHLWDKIRFSFPDKQLGSRVMLTTRREDIGSSSFGVESHVHKIRPLEMGDAWELFSMKAFSSYQNKSCSPELLPLARELVEKCEGLPLAIVALSGLMSSKKSLNDWSKVYNSLNWHLTNNSLLEPMKSILLLSFNDLPYRLKQCFLYCSLFPEDHVIRNNRLIRLWIAEGFVEHVKGVTPEEVAKGYLMELIFRNMLQERFVIAHPACKMHDLLRDIALAIANKDKFCAVHDGSETVEETGALRLSIQTTNGEIGSCTGISRLRSFLVFTTGVSSFSFSNKLPFDLKLLKVLDLEDIPIDNLPDGVTSLFNLKYLNLNGTLIKELPESIGQLRNLQTLNITGSKIEALPRGISKLLNLRHLLVGGFISRKVIGVRIPSSISKMKKLQSLFYIESEGNIIRLIGSMTQLTFLGITNVKERDEEDLCASIQEMEVLSCLYLYVADGEEFLRVDALSSPPPYLDRLRLVGKLEKVPHWFCSLHSLTYMHLQGSRLEEDILPHIEALPSLLYLSLINASVREELCFNRGFAKLRHLWFYDLALLTKITIEKGAMPNLEFLKIHSCLTLETLPQGIEHLTKLQRYRFDNVSEKFRESIKEGGVDHPRMLLVDERCKKCTNKSWD is encoded by the exons ATGGCGTCAGTTTCAGCAGACCTCTTCATTGGCAAATTTGTAGCAATTCTCGAGAGTGAAGCAGCCTCCATAGCGTGTGTTCGTGATCAAGTTGATGAGATTAAGCAGGAGCTGGTATTCATGAAATCCTTCTTAGAGGATGCTGACGGCGGAGAGCAGGCACATACACAAGTAGAGAAAGCGTGGGTCGCAAGCGTTCGAGACTTGGCCAATGATGTTGAAAACACCATTGATGAGTTCATGTATCACGTGTACGAGCAGCGAAATGGCGGTCGATTTGCCAGGTGGATCCACAAAACCATTCACTTTCCAAAGCACCTTTGGTATAAGCGTCAAATAGCCAACAAGTTACAGAAATTCTTGGTGGCGATTAGAGCTATTCCAGAGAGAAATCAGAGATATCGTGGTGCTGCAGCTGTAGAAGGAAAAAGCACTTCTGAGGATATTCGGAGATGGGTGCAGAACCAAGCGGAGTCTTCTCTTTATCAGAAGGAGGATGAACTTGTCGGGATTGAAGGCGATAAGAACACGTTACTGGGATGGCTGATGGATGAAGCGAAGCAGCAAACTGTTGTGTCCGTGGTCGGGATGGGAGGATCAGGGAAGACAACTCTAGTTGCAAGGACCTTCAAAGATGACATTGTAAAGAGACATTTCGAATGCTATGCGTGGATTACTGTTTCCCAGTCTTATGTGATTGAAGACTTACTTAGAAGATTGATCAAAGAATTCCACAAAGCAAAGAAGGAAGAGGTCCCTGCAGACATGAATGCCATGAGTTATAACGAATTGTTGGAGATTTTGGTGAACTACTTGGAGACTAAAAGGTACCTAATTGTATTGGATGACGTGTGGGATGTCCACCTTTGGGACAAAATAAGGTTTTCATTTCCAGATAAACAACTTGGAAGTCGAGTCATGCTTACAACTCGAAGAGAAGACATAGGATCCTCTTCTTTTGGAGTTGAAAGCCATGTTCACAAGATTCGACCGCTGGAAATGGGTGATGCGTGGGAGCTCTTCAGCATGAAAGCATTCTCAAGTTATCAGAACAAATCTTGTTCACCTGAACTTCTGCCATTAGCTCGGGAACTTGTGGAAAAGTGTGAAGGCCTACCACTCGCGATCGTAGCCTTAAGTGGTCTCATGTCTTCGAAGAAGTCACTTAATGATTGGAGCAAAGTCTACAATAGCTTAAATTGGCATCTAACAAACAATTCTTTGTTAGAACCTATGAAGAGCATCTTGTTGCTTAGTTTCAATGATTTGCCATACAGATTGAAGCAGTGCTTTCTATATTGTTCCCTTTTCCCAGAAGATCATGTGATCAGGAATAATAGGCTCATTAGATTGTGGATCGCTGAAGGATTTGTTGAACATGTCAAAGGGGTCACACCAGAAGAAGTTGCAAAGGGCTATCTTATGGAACTCATTTTTCGTAACATGCTACAGGAAAGGTTTGTAATAGCCCACCCAGCATGTAAGATGCATGATCTTTTGCGAGATATTGCTCTGGCTATAGCAAACAAAGATAAGTTTTGCGCTGTACATGATGGAAGTGAAACAGTAGAAGAAACTGGGGCACTCCGTTTGTCAATTCAAACAACTAATGGAGAAATTGGATCATGCACAGGTATATCACGGCTCCGTTCATTTCTCGTCTTTACCACTGGCGTATCCTCATTCTCTTTCTCAAATAAATTACCTTTTGACCTTAAATTGTTGAAGGTTCTAGATTTGGAGGATATCCCAATAGATAATCTGCCAGACGGAGTAACGAGcttattcaatttaaaatatttaaatttgaatggaACTCTAATTAAGGAGCTTCCAGAATCCATTGGACAGCTCCGCAACCTTCAGACCTTGAACATCACGGGGTCAAAAATAGAGGCACTTCCAAGAGGGATTTCCAAGTTGCTAAACTTACGCCATTTACTTGTGGGTGGGTTCATTTCCAGAAAGGTAATTGGGGTAAGAATACCATCAAGTATTAGTAAGATGAAGAAATTGCAATCTTTGTTCTATATTGAATCAGAAGGAAACATTATTAGACTTATTGGAAGTATGACCCAGCTTACTTTCCTTGGCATTACAAATGTGAAAGAAAGAGACGAGGAGGACCTATGTGCCTCAATTCAAGAGATGGAGGTCCTTTCCtgcttgtatttatatgtagcTGATGGAGAGGAATTTCTTCGAGTTGACGCATTGTCTTCACCGCCTCCCTACCTTGATAGACTTAGATTGGTCGGCAAACTGGAAAAGGTTCCACATTGGTTTTGTTCGCTCCACTCTCTCACATACATGCATCTGCAAGGGTCCAGACTTGAAGAAGATATACTACCTCATATTGAAGCATTGCCCTCTCTACTTTATCTTTCCCTTATTAATGCCTCTGTTAGGGAAGAGTTATGTTTCAACAGAGGCTTTGCGAAGCTTCGGCATTTGTGGTTTTATGATCTCGCATTATTAACTAAGATAACTATAGAAAAAGGGGCGATGCCAAATCTCGAGTTCTTAAAGATTCATAGTTGCTTGACATTAGAAACATTGCCACAGGGTATTGAGCACCTTACTAAACTGCAACGATACAGATTTGATAATGTTTCAGAGAAGTTTAGAGAGTCCATAAAAGAAGGAGGTGTGGATCATCCAAGGATGCTACTCGTCGATGAGAGATGTAAGAAATGTAC aaacaagtcctGGGATTGA
- the LOC18774446 gene encoding disease resistance protein RPM1 isoform X2 — protein sequence MASVSADLFIGKFVAILESEAASIACVRDQVDEIKQELVFMKSFLEDADGGEQAHTQVEKAWVASVRDLANDVENTIDEFMYHVYEQRNGGRFARWIHKTIHFPKHLWYKRQIANKLQKFLVAIRAIPERNQRYRGAAAVEGKSTSEDIRRWVQNQAESSLYQKEDELVGIEGDKNTLLGWLMDEAKQQTVVSVVGMGGSGKTTLVARTFKDDIVKRHFECYAWITVSQSYVIEDLLRRLIKEFHKAKKEEVPADMNAMSYNELLEILVNYLETKRYLIVLDDVWDVHLWDKIRFSFPDKQLGSRVMLTTRREDIGSSSFGVESHVHKIRPLEMGDAWELFSMKAFSSYQNKSCSPELLPLARELVEKCEGLPLAIVALSGLMSSKKSLNDWSKVYNSLNWHLTNNSLLEPMKSILLLSFNDLPYRLKQCFLYCSLFPEDHVIRNNRLIRLWIAEGFVEHVKGVTPEEVAKGYLMELIFRNMLQERFVIAHPACKMHDLLRDIALAIANKDKFCAVHDGSETVEETGALRLSIQTTNGEIGSCTGISRLRSFLVFTTGVSSFSFSNKLPFDLKLLKVLDLEDIPIDNLPDGVTSLFNLKYLNLNGTLIKELPESIGQLRNLQTLNITGSKIEALPRGISKLLNLRHLLVGGFISRKVIGVRIPSSISKMKKLQSLFYIESEGNIIRLIGSMTQLTFLGITNVKERDEEDLCASIQEMEVLSCLYLYVADGEEFLRVDALSSPPPYLDRLRLVGKLEKVPHWFCSLHSLTYMHLQGSRLEEDILPHIEALPSLLYLSLINASVREELCFNRGFAKLRHLWFYDLALLTKITIEKGAMPNLEFLKIHSCLTLETLPQGIEHLTKLQRYRFDNVSEKFRESIKEGGVDHPRMLLVDERCKK from the exons ATGGCGTCAGTTTCAGCAGACCTCTTCATTGGCAAATTTGTAGCAATTCTCGAGAGTGAAGCAGCCTCCATAGCGTGTGTTCGTGATCAAGTTGATGAGATTAAGCAGGAGCTGGTATTCATGAAATCCTTCTTAGAGGATGCTGACGGCGGAGAGCAGGCACATACACAAGTAGAGAAAGCGTGGGTCGCAAGCGTTCGAGACTTGGCCAATGATGTTGAAAACACCATTGATGAGTTCATGTATCACGTGTACGAGCAGCGAAATGGCGGTCGATTTGCCAGGTGGATCCACAAAACCATTCACTTTCCAAAGCACCTTTGGTATAAGCGTCAAATAGCCAACAAGTTACAGAAATTCTTGGTGGCGATTAGAGCTATTCCAGAGAGAAATCAGAGATATCGTGGTGCTGCAGCTGTAGAAGGAAAAAGCACTTCTGAGGATATTCGGAGATGGGTGCAGAACCAAGCGGAGTCTTCTCTTTATCAGAAGGAGGATGAACTTGTCGGGATTGAAGGCGATAAGAACACGTTACTGGGATGGCTGATGGATGAAGCGAAGCAGCAAACTGTTGTGTCCGTGGTCGGGATGGGAGGATCAGGGAAGACAACTCTAGTTGCAAGGACCTTCAAAGATGACATTGTAAAGAGACATTTCGAATGCTATGCGTGGATTACTGTTTCCCAGTCTTATGTGATTGAAGACTTACTTAGAAGATTGATCAAAGAATTCCACAAAGCAAAGAAGGAAGAGGTCCCTGCAGACATGAATGCCATGAGTTATAACGAATTGTTGGAGATTTTGGTGAACTACTTGGAGACTAAAAGGTACCTAATTGTATTGGATGACGTGTGGGATGTCCACCTTTGGGACAAAATAAGGTTTTCATTTCCAGATAAACAACTTGGAAGTCGAGTCATGCTTACAACTCGAAGAGAAGACATAGGATCCTCTTCTTTTGGAGTTGAAAGCCATGTTCACAAGATTCGACCGCTGGAAATGGGTGATGCGTGGGAGCTCTTCAGCATGAAAGCATTCTCAAGTTATCAGAACAAATCTTGTTCACCTGAACTTCTGCCATTAGCTCGGGAACTTGTGGAAAAGTGTGAAGGCCTACCACTCGCGATCGTAGCCTTAAGTGGTCTCATGTCTTCGAAGAAGTCACTTAATGATTGGAGCAAAGTCTACAATAGCTTAAATTGGCATCTAACAAACAATTCTTTGTTAGAACCTATGAAGAGCATCTTGTTGCTTAGTTTCAATGATTTGCCATACAGATTGAAGCAGTGCTTTCTATATTGTTCCCTTTTCCCAGAAGATCATGTGATCAGGAATAATAGGCTCATTAGATTGTGGATCGCTGAAGGATTTGTTGAACATGTCAAAGGGGTCACACCAGAAGAAGTTGCAAAGGGCTATCTTATGGAACTCATTTTTCGTAACATGCTACAGGAAAGGTTTGTAATAGCCCACCCAGCATGTAAGATGCATGATCTTTTGCGAGATATTGCTCTGGCTATAGCAAACAAAGATAAGTTTTGCGCTGTACATGATGGAAGTGAAACAGTAGAAGAAACTGGGGCACTCCGTTTGTCAATTCAAACAACTAATGGAGAAATTGGATCATGCACAGGTATATCACGGCTCCGTTCATTTCTCGTCTTTACCACTGGCGTATCCTCATTCTCTTTCTCAAATAAATTACCTTTTGACCTTAAATTGTTGAAGGTTCTAGATTTGGAGGATATCCCAATAGATAATCTGCCAGACGGAGTAACGAGcttattcaatttaaaatatttaaatttgaatggaACTCTAATTAAGGAGCTTCCAGAATCCATTGGACAGCTCCGCAACCTTCAGACCTTGAACATCACGGGGTCAAAAATAGAGGCACTTCCAAGAGGGATTTCCAAGTTGCTAAACTTACGCCATTTACTTGTGGGTGGGTTCATTTCCAGAAAGGTAATTGGGGTAAGAATACCATCAAGTATTAGTAAGATGAAGAAATTGCAATCTTTGTTCTATATTGAATCAGAAGGAAACATTATTAGACTTATTGGAAGTATGACCCAGCTTACTTTCCTTGGCATTACAAATGTGAAAGAAAGAGACGAGGAGGACCTATGTGCCTCAATTCAAGAGATGGAGGTCCTTTCCtgcttgtatttatatgtagcTGATGGAGAGGAATTTCTTCGAGTTGACGCATTGTCTTCACCGCCTCCCTACCTTGATAGACTTAGATTGGTCGGCAAACTGGAAAAGGTTCCACATTGGTTTTGTTCGCTCCACTCTCTCACATACATGCATCTGCAAGGGTCCAGACTTGAAGAAGATATACTACCTCATATTGAAGCATTGCCCTCTCTACTTTATCTTTCCCTTATTAATGCCTCTGTTAGGGAAGAGTTATGTTTCAACAGAGGCTTTGCGAAGCTTCGGCATTTGTGGTTTTATGATCTCGCATTATTAACTAAGATAACTATAGAAAAAGGGGCGATGCCAAATCTCGAGTTCTTAAAGATTCATAGTTGCTTGACATTAGAAACATTGCCACAGGGTATTGAGCACCTTACTAAACTGCAACGATACAGATTTGATAATGTTTCAGAGAAGTTTAGAGAGTCCATAAAAGAAGGAGGTGTGGATCATCCAAGGATGCTACTCGTCGATGAGAGATGTAAGAAAT aa